A window of the Nitrosococcus wardiae genome harbors these coding sequences:
- a CDS encoding methyltransferase domain-containing protein, producing the protein MSQQVNVLERYSEGAQAHQTELCCAVEYDSRLLQILPQEIIDKDYGCGDPSPYIREGDVVLDLGSGGGKICYIAAQLVGAQGRVIGVDMNDDMLALAQKYQAEMAKRLGGERVEFKKGLIQDLALDLAAVDAYLAANPVSKSRDLARLEAFKTQQRQETPLIPDSSVDLVISNCVLNLVEDGAKAQMVAEIFRVLRPGGRVAISDIISDEVVPQHLRDDPKLWSGCISGAFQEKEFLDAFLAMGFVAVSYDKWEAEPWQVVEGIEFRSATLTAVKPEGSECMDVGQAVIYKGPYTQVHDEEGHVFPRGERIAVCERTFRLLTTGPYNDDFIGISPAVSQEPVTWCAPAGTRRPAQETKGGIHQGGSCAESGCCS; encoded by the coding sequence ATGTCGCAGCAAGTTAATGTGTTGGAACGGTATTCAGAAGGGGCTCAGGCGCATCAAACTGAGTTGTGCTGCGCAGTGGAGTATGACTCACGGTTGTTGCAAATTCTGCCCCAGGAGATCATTGATAAGGACTATGGTTGTGGCGATCCTTCCCCCTATATTCGAGAAGGAGACGTGGTGCTCGATCTCGGCAGTGGTGGCGGTAAAATCTGTTATATAGCAGCGCAACTCGTTGGCGCCCAAGGGCGAGTAATAGGCGTAGATATGAATGACGACATGCTTGCTCTAGCCCAAAAATATCAAGCCGAAATGGCAAAGCGGTTGGGCGGTGAACGGGTCGAATTTAAAAAGGGGTTGATCCAGGATCTGGCTTTAGACTTAGCTGCCGTAGATGCCTATTTAGCTGCAAACCCCGTGTCCAAGAGCCGAGATTTAGCCCGTCTAGAGGCTTTTAAAACCCAACAACGCCAGGAAACCCCCCTAATCCCTGATAGCTCGGTGGATCTGGTTATTTCCAATTGCGTGTTGAATTTAGTAGAGGATGGGGCAAAGGCACAAATGGTTGCGGAAATCTTCCGAGTATTGCGTCCGGGTGGGCGGGTCGCTATTTCCGATATTATCAGTGATGAGGTCGTTCCCCAACACTTACGTGATGATCCAAAATTGTGGTCTGGCTGTATTTCCGGGGCCTTCCAGGAAAAAGAATTCCTTGATGCCTTCTTAGCAATGGGCTTTGTTGCGGTGAGTTACGATAAATGGGAGGCCGAGCCTTGGCAGGTGGTGGAGGGCATCGAGTTTCGCTCAGCGACTCTCACTGCCGTTAAACCTGAAGGCTCAGAATGTATGGATGTGGGGCAGGCGGTCATTTATAAGGGACCTTATACCCAGGTCCATGATGAAGAAGGTCATGTTTTTCCGCGGGGAGAACGCATTGCGGTGTGTGAGCGCACCTTTCGGCTCCTAACCACCGGCCCCTATAATGATGATTTTATTGGAATTTCACCGGCCGTCTCCCAAGAACCAGTGACCTGGTGTGCGCCTGCGGGGACTCGGCGCCCAGCACAAGA
- the arsS gene encoding arsenosugar biosynthesis radical SAM (seleno)protein ArsS (Some members of this family are selenoproteins.), whose protein sequence is MHATLPLLQATDFPALRRKPLETLQINLGYRCNQQCVHCHVSAGPKRKEVMVRETIEQVVAFLQTSSVTALDLTGGAPELNPHFRDLVIRARSLGVRVIDRCNLTILEEPGQEGLGEFLAAQRVEVVASLPCYLEENVNRQRGRGVFETSIRALQKLNHLGYGDKASGLILNLVYNPQGATLPPPQKRLEAEYKHQLGERYGIVFNHLFSLTNMPIQRFGSMLVSKGLFRKYMALLREAYQAENLESVMCRNLISVDWQGYVYDCDFNQMLGLPLVHVGKSPIHLSQLLEWGTDLEGNPIAVADHCYGCSAGQGSSCGGALS, encoded by the coding sequence ATGCATGCAACCCTACCCTTATTGCAAGCCACGGATTTTCCAGCCCTGAGGCGTAAGCCTCTAGAAACGTTACAAATTAATCTCGGTTATCGCTGTAATCAGCAGTGTGTCCATTGCCATGTCAGCGCCGGGCCGAAGCGTAAAGAAGTCATGGTTCGGGAGACCATTGAACAAGTTGTTGCGTTTTTACAAACCTCCAGCGTCACTGCCCTAGACCTCACCGGCGGAGCGCCAGAGCTTAATCCCCACTTTCGAGATCTTGTCATCAGGGCGCGGAGTTTGGGAGTCCGAGTCATTGATCGTTGCAATCTCACGATTCTTGAAGAGCCGGGACAGGAAGGTTTAGGCGAATTCTTAGCCGCCCAGAGAGTAGAAGTGGTGGCCTCATTGCCTTGTTACTTGGAAGAGAATGTCAATCGGCAACGGGGCCGGGGGGTGTTTGAGACCAGTATCCGAGCTTTACAGAAACTCAATCATTTAGGCTATGGTGACAAGGCTTCAGGGCTAATACTCAATCTTGTGTATAACCCCCAGGGTGCGACTTTACCGCCACCCCAAAAGAGACTAGAGGCGGAATATAAGCACCAGCTTGGTGAACGCTACGGGATTGTTTTTAACCATCTGTTTAGCCTGACCAATATGCCGATCCAGCGCTTTGGCAGCATGCTTGTTTCCAAGGGACTGTTTAGAAAATATATGGCTCTTTTGCGAGAGGCCTACCAGGCAGAAAATCTAGAATCGGTGATGTGTCGCAACCTTATTAGCGTTGACTGGCAAGGATATGTTTATGATTGTGATTTTAATCAGATGCTGGGCTTGCCGTTGGTCCATGTCGGCAAATCACCCATTCATCTCTCCCAACTCCTGGAGTGGGGCACAGATTTAGAAGGCAATCCCATCGCTGTGGCCGATCATTGCTATGGTTGCAGCGCTGGACAGGGGAGTAGTTGCGGTGGCGCTTTGAGTTGA
- the tsaB gene encoding tRNA (adenosine(37)-N6)-threonylcarbamoyltransferase complex dimerization subunit type 1 TsaB has protein sequence MKLLALDTSTEACSAALLIADQIRERFVVTPQGHSDLILNMLEALLAEAGMSLSAVDALAFGQGPGSFTGVRIGVGVAQGIAFAHDLPVLPVSSLAALAQSCGAKKILAAIDARMGEVYWGAYEQGAEGLVRLTGAEQVCAPEAVPLVAGEGWFGAGTGWGTYKDKLRGRLEERVTGWEAECYPRAIAIAQLGAAAFARGEAVMAEQALPVYLRNNVAKKPVKPI, from the coding sequence ATGAAGCTATTGGCTCTTGATACCTCGACGGAAGCCTGCTCTGCAGCCCTGCTTATAGCTGACCAGATCCGTGAGCGTTTTGTGGTTACTCCTCAAGGGCATTCAGATCTTATTTTAAATATGCTAGAGGCCCTATTGGCGGAAGCAGGTATGTCTCTGAGCGCTGTCGATGCGCTGGCTTTCGGCCAGGGGCCGGGGTCTTTTACTGGTGTACGGATTGGTGTGGGGGTGGCGCAAGGGATCGCTTTTGCCCACGACTTGCCCGTATTGCCCGTTTCCTCCCTGGCAGCCCTGGCCCAGTCTTGTGGGGCGAAAAAGATTCTGGCGGCTATCGATGCCCGGATGGGTGAGGTTTATTGGGGTGCCTATGAACAAGGGGCTGAGGGTTTGGTTAGATTAACAGGTGCCGAACAAGTCTGCGCTCCCGAGGCAGTCCCCTTGGTGGCAGGGGAGGGGTGGTTTGGAGCAGGTACCGGCTGGGGAACTTATAAGGATAAGCTGCGCGGGCGTCTTGAGGAGAGAGTAACTGGTTGGGAAGCAGAGTGCTATCCCCGCGCTATCGCAATAGCCCAGCTCGGCGCTGCTGCTTTTGCCCGAGGTGAAGCAGTAATGGCAGAACAGGCATTGCCCGTCTATCTTCGGAATAATGTGGCGAAAAAACCTGTAAAGCCAATATGA
- a CDS encoding rhomboid family intramembrane serine protease — protein sequence MFPVRNPNPTSIRPVITIGLIVICILVFLWELSLEPKEAVRAIYSFAVTPIFFLHKVELVGSPIPIELTLITSLFLHADIWHLASNLLFFWIFGKTIEDATGHVRFILFYFLCGIIAIMPYILLNPTSQNPIIGASGAISAVLGAYLRLFPHSRIVAVYLRGFYPALARVPAEWVLIFWYGLQLIYGIFTTAEQETVAWEVHLSGFAAGMLFVPLFYRSPK from the coding sequence ATGTTTCCAGTAAGAAACCCTAATCCAACCTCGATTCGACCGGTCATCACCATTGGCCTCATAGTCATTTGTATCTTAGTCTTTTTGTGGGAACTTTCATTGGAGCCGAAAGAAGCCGTTCGGGCTATCTACAGTTTTGCGGTTACTCCAATATTCTTTCTTCATAAAGTGGAACTAGTCGGCAGCCCGATACCCATTGAACTCACCCTCATCACATCCCTTTTTCTCCACGCCGATATATGGCACCTAGCCAGTAATCTATTGTTTTTCTGGATCTTTGGAAAAACAATTGAAGATGCCACTGGACATGTTCGCTTTATCCTTTTTTATTTTCTATGCGGAATTATAGCAATAATGCCGTATATCCTCCTCAACCCTACCTCTCAAAATCCTATAATTGGTGCAAGCGGCGCCATCTCCGCAGTATTAGGCGCTTATCTCCGATTATTTCCCCACTCCAGAATTGTCGCCGTCTATCTACGAGGTTTCTATCCTGCTCTGGCCCGGGTACCGGCAGAATGGGTGCTCATATTCTGGTATGGACTGCAGCTTATATATGGAATATTCACCACTGCCGAGCAAGAAACTGTCGCATGGGAAGTCCATTTAAGCGGTTTCGCCGCTGGTATGCTCTTCGTGCCCTTATTTTATCGCTCGCCAAAATAA
- a CDS encoding class I SAM-dependent methyltransferase: MKKTTNEPDQLKNTPSQLKGSIKEEKKQRSRLDIVAVQKAYKRYATLYDAWFGPVMQRGRKESIEKLNCQPGDKILEVGVGTGLSLPLYPPFVQVTGIDISPEMLERANVRKKRLGLENVVELRVMDAEYMEFPDNSFDKVTATYVASVVPHPERLVDELKRVCKPDGELFILNHFQSTNPVLAGMERLLSPLSRFLGFHPDLCLDSFVKGTDLEVIDITSTNLFGYWKLVRARNNKQLINATAETKVAASQ, encoded by the coding sequence ATGAAAAAAACAACCAATGAGCCTGATCAGTTAAAAAATACTCCTAGCCAACTGAAAGGCTCTATTAAAGAAGAAAAAAAACAACGTTCCCGCTTGGATATTGTTGCAGTACAGAAAGCCTATAAACGCTATGCAACTCTTTATGATGCCTGGTTTGGGCCGGTAATGCAACGGGGGCGGAAGGAGAGTATTGAAAAATTAAATTGCCAGCCAGGTGATAAAATTTTAGAAGTCGGCGTTGGAACTGGCCTTTCTTTGCCTTTATATCCTCCTTTTGTCCAGGTAACGGGGATTGACATTTCCCCAGAGATGTTGGAGCGAGCAAATGTTCGGAAGAAGCGCTTAGGGTTGGAAAATGTGGTTGAGCTACGGGTGATGGATGCCGAATATATGGAATTTCCTGACAATAGTTTTGATAAGGTGACGGCAACCTATGTGGCTTCTGTAGTGCCCCATCCTGAACGATTAGTCGATGAATTAAAGCGCGTCTGCAAGCCAGATGGCGAGCTTTTTATTCTGAACCATTTTCAAAGTACCAATCCAGTACTTGCTGGAATGGAACGTTTGCTTTCACCCCTTTCTCGGTTTCTTGGATTTCATCCTGATCTCTGCTTAGATTCTTTTGTAAAAGGAACTGATCTGGAAGTGATTGATATTACTTCTACTAATCTCTTTGGTTATTGGAAGTTAGTGCGGGCACGAAATAATAAGCAATTGATCAATGCAACAGCGGAAACAAAAGTAGCAGCCTCCCAATAA
- a CDS encoding SixA phosphatase family protein, with amino-acid sequence MSRQLLILRHAKSAWDTGSPSDFERPLAKRGIREAPRVGYWMKAHDLHPGYVVSSPALRAKQTTCMVARELNIPENKIHWDERIYKADVPLLLRVISACPALVDTLLLVGHNPGLENLLVFLCGERIAKPAEGKHFPTAALAQLKLSGDWDCLEAEAQAGQLISLIRPKDIKKRK; translated from the coding sequence ATGTCGCGTCAGTTATTAATCCTTCGGCATGCTAAATCTGCATGGGATACGGGGAGCCCATCTGATTTTGAGCGTCCCCTAGCTAAGCGTGGAATCAGGGAAGCACCGCGCGTAGGTTACTGGATGAAAGCGCATGATCTTCATCCAGGGTATGTGGTTAGCTCACCTGCACTACGGGCAAAACAAACCACTTGCATGGTGGCTAGAGAGCTTAATATTCCTGAAAATAAAATCCATTGGGATGAACGTATTTATAAAGCTGATGTCCCTTTATTGTTGAGGGTCATTTCGGCGTGCCCAGCTTTGGTTGATACTCTCTTATTAGTCGGCCATAACCCTGGGTTAGAGAATTTGCTTGTTTTTCTCTGCGGTGAAAGAATAGCAAAGCCTGCAGAAGGGAAGCACTTTCCTACTGCCGCTTTGGCTCAGTTAAAGCTGTCTGGTGATTGGGACTGCTTAGAGGCAGAGGCTCAGGCAGGTCAACTGATCTCTCTGATCCGACCCAAGGATATTAAAAAGAGAAAATAG
- the tyrS gene encoding tyrosine--tRNA ligase, producing the protein MASPQQVLDEILRGTEEILLVEELKLRLEQGRTLRVKAGFDPTAPELHLGHTVLLNKLRQFQVLGHEALFLIGDFTGMIGDPTGKNITRQPLTRDEVLENARTYEEQIFKILDPEKTLVVFNSSWMNEMTAADLVRLSSHYTVARMLERDDFYRRYQGGQPIAIHEFLYPLLQGYDSVALKADVELGGTDQKFNLLVGRDLQKIYGQKPQVIITMPILEGLDGVQKMSKSLGNYIGINEPPREMFGKLMSISDELMWRYLELLSFRPMAEIIRWKKEVEQGANPRDIKVKLAKEIVARFHSQSMAKQAHDAFVAQFRQGVLPEDIPEIPISTGKEGISIARLLKESALTTSTSEALRMIKQGAVKIDGERIENQSLQVLPGVIRVVQVGKRRFARVSIQLSEDNC; encoded by the coding sequence ATGGCATCACCGCAGCAGGTTCTCGATGAAATACTGCGGGGAACCGAAGAAATTTTGCTTGTAGAAGAACTGAAGCTAAGGTTGGAACAAGGGAGAACTTTGCGAGTCAAAGCTGGCTTCGATCCCACTGCCCCAGAGCTGCATCTAGGACATACGGTATTGCTTAATAAGCTGCGCCAGTTTCAGGTGCTTGGGCATGAAGCTTTGTTTTTGATTGGCGACTTCACTGGAATGATTGGTGATCCCACAGGAAAAAATATAACGCGCCAACCTCTTACACGTGATGAAGTCTTGGAAAATGCCCGCACTTATGAAGAACAGATTTTTAAGATACTTGATCCTGAAAAAACCCTGGTAGTTTTCAATTCCAGCTGGATGAATGAAATGACGGCTGCTGATTTAGTGCGGCTGTCTTCCCATTATACAGTGGCGCGTATGCTTGAGCGTGATGATTTCTATAGACGCTACCAAGGTGGGCAACCTATTGCTATCCATGAATTTCTCTACCCTTTACTACAGGGCTATGATTCAGTGGCACTAAAAGCTGATGTAGAGCTAGGCGGTACAGATCAGAAATTTAATTTGCTAGTGGGCCGAGACCTGCAGAAAATCTACGGTCAAAAGCCGCAAGTCATTATTACTATGCCTATTTTAGAAGGGCTTGATGGGGTGCAGAAGATGTCTAAATCCCTGGGAAACTATATCGGCATCAACGAGCCACCAAGAGAGATGTTTGGCAAGCTTATGTCCATCTCTGATGAATTGATGTGGCGTTATCTTGAGCTGTTGAGCTTTCGCCCAATGGCTGAGATTATCCGTTGGAAGAAGGAAGTTGAACAGGGAGCCAACCCCCGTGATATCAAGGTAAAGCTAGCGAAAGAAATTGTTGCCCGCTTCCACAGTCAGAGTATGGCCAAACAGGCTCATGACGCTTTTGTTGCCCAATTCCGTCAGGGCGTTCTGCCGGAAGATATCCCTGAGATTCCAATATCCACGGGAAAAGAGGGGATATCCATTGCCAGGTTACTGAAGGAGTCAGCCCTTACTACAAGTACCTCGGAGGCCTTGCGTATGATTAAACAAGGGGCTGTTAAGATAGATGGTGAGCGCATCGAGAACCAATCTCTCCAAGTATTACCAGGCGTTATCCGGGTAGTACAGGTAGGTAAACGGCGTTTTGCTCGAGTATCCATACAGCTTTCTGAAGATAATTGTTAA